CGTACACTCACAGATTGTCGTAAAGAACATTACAATTACTGATCGCtcaagaaagagaataaataaaatccaatTAGCGCGAGAATTAGAGGGGGGAAGGGAGGGGGAGGAAAACGCGGGGATGTGAAACCGTAGCTCGACGGCCACATATCTCCAATGTCAAGAACGCGACGCCCGGTCGATCCCGTGACCGTGCGTGCCACTCGATCGGGGcgctttccttttttttttttttttttttttttttcttctcaccGCGATCGCCTTTTGACTCCGAACGCGAAGAGGGCCCCGAGAGGAGCCCCCAGCGAAGAGAAGACGAAGGAAGACGAGGGGCGTGTCCGGTCGCGCGGCTTCTACAAAGAGATGCCCACTTCCCAGTGGACTCCTTCCACCTCCTCGGGGATCCCCTTCCACGTGGGCCCCGGGACTCCGCGTCCGTCCGTCTCGACGTTTCCCCTACCAGCGGGGCCTTAAGAAAACCGGACGGCATGGTCCAGACCACGAGATCGTCAGGTAAAGTCAGTTTACGCAACGCTTCCGTACACGAAGCATACACGGCGGAAGGTCTTGGACGGAAGCCGGACGTGAAAGCTGACGAACGTAATAAACGTCTTATTCGTTCTCGAAACGTATCCTACGTCTTAAATCgacatttttaaaaccatCCCTGGCACAACGATTTACATTGATACTGAAATCAAACGTTACaagaattgttgaaaaaaaaaaaaaaaaaaaaaaaaaataaaggcgATGACAATTGATTGAGGCGATTTTTGGAGATCAGTCTCTccaaatattatgatataaggTCGCCGGTAGAATCGAGGATCAATCATCCGGTACACGCACACACGAGAATGACAACTTACGCGGCCTTCCAGCAATACGATCTCCTGGACTCCGAAGGCTACGGGTCGGCGAGTAGCCCGGAATCGAATCCGCGTGGCAATTGGCATCACCAGGACATTTATCCGCAACCACCGCGATCCAGGGGCAGCAGCTGCGGCAGCGTCAGCTCCGTAGACAGCCACCACCAGCAGGAGTACCAAGAGATCGGTAGCGCTCCAAATGGCAGCCTCCACGTGACCGCTGGCTTCAATTTCGGCGACTTTTACGAAGGCTACTATCAGGAGGGTGGCTGTCGAAACGAGCATCAGTCAACAATGAACGTTAATGGCGCCAGGAATATTAAGGATCATCACGCCAAGGTGACTTATAGAATGAACGAGCAGTGCGCGTCTTACGACGACGCAACGTCCAGAATGACTTTCAATGAGAATACCATAAATAAGCAAGAATCGGCAggatatattcaaaaaatggaCCACCATCCAGTCGGGATGTTTCCAAATTCCAGAACCGATTTCAGCCAGAGTCAGGAGGCTATTTTTGCTGCGAAAAACTACGTAAAAAGCGGTATCTATCATCCGCGGAATGAAAGTCATC
This sequence is a window from Anoplolepis gracilipes chromosome 10, ASM4749672v1, whole genome shotgun sequence. Protein-coding genes within it:
- the LOC140670392 gene encoding uncharacterized protein, which gives rise to MTTYAAFQQYDLLDSEGYGSASSPESNPRGNWHHQDIYPQPPRSRGSSCGSVSSVDSHHQQEYQEIGSAPNGSLHVTAGFNFGDFYEGYYQEGGCRNEHQSTMNVNGARNIKDHHAKVTYRMNEQCASYDDATSRMTFNENTINKQESAGYIQKMDHHPVGMFPNSRTDFSQSQEAIFAAKNYVKSGIYHPRNESHPYAQRTDVLYLGAAYNVPRNEANLANSQPGKCDQSRYHQRNDSLHVLPVEYAGQKSKEVAVQKMKNSTPGIEVLRKRRLAANARERRRMNSLNDAFDRLRDVVPSLGNDRKLSKFETLQMAQTYIAALYELLQRE